CGAATAgtttaattgaaccatagtgattttcaatcttgaatgtgatcgttgtgggccctcgactctatcctctttaacaatctagTTGCGTGGGGGGTGAGAtgctttgttgctagtccaagtacccgtgcgaaaggtctagaacttgccccggaTGTATTTTAAGGTGAAATCTTAAGTTtcgcttggcttgagaagtgattgtaggctttccgtGTCCCGTTTCAGTTTTCTATTGCCTACCAATGATgctatccctagtcaacccctttgagcctcgaTCCTttttcatttgataaccatgttacaagcctttacccattttgtcgtgaccctctcttggcacccgagcttttcttaacacttttgagaaacaaatggctaaaaacataagtttgggggagagacgaggaacttgaaaaaggtatcaaggcacaaaaagagaaaagaaatgatgagaaggaaaggcaagaaaagaaaagaacaaaaagaaaaatgcaaaaaatgaataagtggaagagctgaagggattcaaagagaggtaatgatcccaaacatggagaaatcaaagagagAGAAAATGAATGTAATGATAAAGAAAtggtgatgttaagtctctctagtccccccaaggaaaagaaagtgcctcaaagaattggcaaagtgtgagccgagaaatgaaaaaaatggagtgcttaaggaaaggtgtaaccactcacccatactgtatccaaccctaatccaaaagccttcattcgAAAGaattcctacttgatttcaagccgagtgagcttacattggTGGCAacctacatgaggggcaagcctatggtacttgaagccgtacttgcgacattctcttgagagagataagtgaacctttcataaatctttggattgagtgctaaatttcttaagtgagccaggaaaatggaaagtagaggaggaagagtttggagtccaccatgagctacatgatagagcaagagtccttgatgagtaaagtcaattcttgaagctcaaatgtcacattagaactatatgcgCATGAATGTTTagcttgtcgccttgttgataatacatgaatAGTGTGGATAATTATTAGTCCCAACTGATATGTGGATGGCTTACCTCTGACTCGCTGAAATCatccttaacttttggaggtgggaactaatttatttgcttgaggacaagcaaagacttaagtttgggagagttgataagcGGGGTTTTTGACGgtttattagcgccttttaacttttattttagtataaaagcattgaattgtgtttcgaaactaatgaaattgttcaaaattgcaggaatgctggaagttggtctcccgagatgaaatccgactcaaaaaggagtaatccgaagcacaaggcaatcAAGGTCACAAAAGCACAAATGTGCGGCCCACAGAAGAAATTACGGATCGcataattccatctgcggccgcaaatgaAGAGGAAAAACCTAGCAGACATTTGCACAAAGTGcagtccgcacatgaattgtgcagccgcaaagctgggctaagagtcaaagttcagagagtatgcaaaaagaccaagtccaggagcttctatgaattgcggaccgcacaagatttgtgcggccgcagaagagtgATTTGCAGCCGCAGTCCTAAGTGTGCAGACCACTGATGTGTTACCTTGCGTCCGTAGTCCAGAAATGTACGGCCGCAAAAGAATGCCTCGtggccgcagttcagaaatgtgtGGCCGCAAAACTCCAgttcctgccagatgaagaaatctgcagaccgcacatggaattgtgtggccgcagaaccttccgaggggcatttttgtctaagatttttagccttgtataaatagacgagtttcacaaaattaggttaagttttgaacatAGAAAGCtattgtagccatttttctttgctattttagaaagttttagctcatttgagtattataatattagatttcatcattttaatcttccattatgagtttaattatcttttcatctttattttcttcaaaatctataatgagtagctagagttttactagggttatgacccaaccctagtgtgtataccttatgggtgattaattttatgcttgtttaGGATTggatgttgattatttagcttagttcatacttcaattttagaattaatggttgcaaatattgattcatgcctattttacttagtctctacttgagaaaagggacctagtctaggataactaggctaacaaggaattgggtcaattgagagattgattaacccaattaaatagttcaacctagagatagtaataacccgatttgagcttttatcaactgtttcAGGTGATACCTATTTGGTCtggagaaagccaaattgggccaAACCACTATCTGACCGAGAGGTAGTGAGTGGAtaatttagagttgagagctataatacaccctagtcgacaaaacaagcattaaaatctttatcccattaggtaaatacctaggtcatggtcacagccctaggctttttatctaTTTAGAaaaatcttaaaaataattatctcaagtcttctttatttattttgcaaTCATTAGTGTACAtttgaaatacaaaaaaaatccTTGTTGTGGAAGTGTAATCCAGATAAACCAATTGCTCAAATTGAAATATATatccctaactcccatcttagctccttgtggattcgacctcgactcttatttgggtttctattattgcatacgaccgttttatacctcttttgaggtgtgctttgGACGTGATCAATTACTAACACCTAAACTTCCATAATTCTAAGATGTCATGTTTCTCAAATcaataagtaaaataaaataaaattaagaaaaaataaaataaaacaaaacaaaataaaagttcaaacatgAAACTTAACAATATGTACAGCTAAaactacaccgttagttccccggcaacgacgccaaaatttagTCACGCCCAACTCTattcctaaaaaggataagcggtcgctgccaATATAATCTGGTttaaaagtccggagtcgaatcccacagagaactaaggttttaCTATAACTGTTCAATATCACTAAAAAGACAAACTCGGATAATtttaaagttataaatattaatattCTTTTGTCTAACTAATTagctaacaaattaaagtagtaaattaataaatatggatactaagggttggagacaaaaTTGAAAAaatctagagttatgattttttcaaTTGTCGGAATCGTTCCCGCTACGTCTCCTACAAtgtcgcctaagtattctctactgatcaagagcactcgacttatcgtaattctctctcgagcaactacaataatttactagtcATATTCTCTTGAATTACGCTAGCTCGCACTTTTTTACCGCTCGCTGTGATCACGTCAAAGCATTGTTATCTCTAATCTCGCTTTTAAACCCgtcgtattgatctctcatataccttGGGAGTGATGTGGTTCGACAaaaacctaaatatgcactctttctcaagcaatacataataaataggcacattcaattgatggccattcaatcaacgacaataaacacgtagttgaacaagtagggatattcaaaggcaaaattatattaaaacgtaataagaattcatcattcaataggttccatcaaaccctagatgagaaagtttagctactcataaccatactaacaatcatgataataattgaaagcattaaaatACAGATTAAGGAAGAACATAAGAGAAAACTCTTGTGATTCGGTTCTTCCAAGTGTTCCGTAGCCTTTTGCCTCTCCAATAGTGTCCTCTCCCTAGAAAAACTAACTTTAAGAGGTATTTATAGGGTTGGGGCCGAAGTCTACGTGTCCAAAAATAGTGAGGAAATAAAATTGGCTCGGATAGCAGCGTCAGCGCGAGGCACTATCAGAGGCACCAATGTTTCTGCGCGAGGCACTGTTTGGGGCACCAATGTTTCTGCGTGAGGCACTGTCTGGGACGCCAATGACACTGCCCTAGacaatgccttgcactgtctatggccatgacttttcattgccttgcatgtcttcttttattgctccattttGAGGCTCTGAGGTACCATTGCGTGCAACTTTTCTCTAATTCACTTCCAAGCATTCCTACACGTGAAATAAACTCTAATAAGCTCAATTGTCgcacaaattagcatccaaacaacaagcaagtagggtaaataacgtcaaaatatatgaaattatagcacgacatcaacttttaaaaccttcaaaaaatctatgaactttctaaacctttaaattgccattTTTCgacaattagagccaaaaccttctagaaacatccaaatgtaaattcaggcatacgcccaagtccaaaattaccatccgaacctaacgaatctatcaaaactattatccaaggtcaaatacataaaattcaaacttggtcaatccCGAACCAttcgaaaaccaaaactgaccatacacgcaagtcattatacattatatgaaactactcaaggtctcaaactacagaacggaatgctaaagctcaaaacgactggtcgggtcgttaccgAATCAATCATGTAACATACAATAAATGCACTAATGATTGTAACGGGCATATATGATATGAACTAGACAGTTACGAGTAGGATTACTCTTTAAATCACAATTCCCTACATTGTATCCCATCTGAAATTTTTTCACTTATTCTTGCAATTACAGTGTTCAATCTCGTTGTTCTATTTCTGCCAATTTAGTATTTTGCTTACATGGAGGAAGAGCTACTCATATCAATAAGATTTCTCTTTCTTTTTATCTCTTTATTATTTTGTtcagttattatttattttcatattatttatatttgaaaataagtcAAATCGGTTCTTGGAAccctaaaatataaaaaaaattattttgaccaTAAAAACTATTTTTAGGGTTAAACAAACACGAACGTTCGATCTTTATACACATACTCAAATTATGGCAATATGGCATATTGTCAGATTTATATTTGAGAGGCTACCTGAAAGGATTGTCTGTTCTTCCGGTTAAATTCACTCAAAAGAATGTGTCTAGAGTTTTATACTATAAGATATTGATGAAAGCAAGCGTgtcaaagaaaaaaattaaaccaGAAACAAGTGACAAAAATCAAGAATAAAATGCTGAACGCGAAGCTTTTACTACCCATTTAATTTTAAGGGCAAATTAGAACATTTTCGTTTTTCATTCCCAAATGGAGAGACCACTCCTTGACTTTTACACAAAAAAAAGTAGATTACACATTTTTTTGATCAAGAACGATTGACAACATTAGTGCATTGTTTCAAAGCAACACTTAGAAATTTAAACATTGCAACAAGTCAAAAATTAAAATTGCAAAGACAGCTTCATTTTTGGATGCTAGAGCTCTTGCAAGATTGAAGCCTTCTTCTCGGCTGGAACCTTTGATTTCACAGTCGTAACATCATCACTAATATCGTCAACTATGGTTGACCTTTCTTTGATGTCCACAACTGGTAATTCTTGGTCTTTTCCTGTCTCATTTCCTTTCCCCTCCTTACTCTTTCCCCACACCACAGAGTAAAGTCCCATGACTATAATAATTGCTCCAATGCAACTGAAATTTTTGTCAAAAAGAATCAGGAAATTATTAGATTAATTAAATTGACAAAGTAGCAACACTTCTTTTTtgtcctttaaatttaaaaacttcGTTGTTAATTACCTTCCAAGGTGGACTGACTCAGCCAAGATAATAGCAGCAAGAACAGAAGTAATGACCATACTCAACGGGCTAAAGGCTGTCACGAACACTGGGCCTTTAACTTTATTAACTATACTTTGCACGTAATATGCAATTCCCGAGCAAACAATTCCCtgaccaaacacaaattatttgcTCTAATCAGTGGCTAATAGTAGCAAAATAATGCTTCCTCCGTTTACTTTTACTTATCTActattctaaaaatagattttttttacttgtccactttcgcatatcaagagaaaaataattcATTTTTTCTATTTTGCCCTTaccattaattactcatttcaaattcattaagattatacaccaattaatatgagtatcatggtaaattatgcactttatttattatttcttaacgGGTGTGCAAAGTCAATAGTGGATAAGTAAAAGTGAATGGAGAGACTAAATACGAGAATTGTACGTTTCACATTAAGGAAAAACTTACAGAATAAGCAGCAGCAAGGAGCCTAGCGTCGAAGCCAATTTTCCATGCATTCCAATCACGTTCCATTATAAGAGCAACAATTCCACCTTCCACTATGCCCATCACACATACCCATGCTGCCAGAGATAGCTCTGCTGGGTACTCCTTCAATGTCATCGACTATGTATACATATGCAAAATTGCTCAATTATATCAATACATAATTGTAATAAAATATATCACTATTTAAATGAGTAaaatattcatttttttttctaatttcgaAAATAGAAAATAGTACTAACTTACTTGAACAATAAAGAAACCGGACCAACCAACAATGCAAGAGATGAGCTCAATGGTCCCGGCGACCCAGTTCTCGGGGGTGGCCGCGGCGGCTGCAGGGTGGCTGCCGCCGCGAGAGTGTGGGACCAGGTTGAACATTGGACCTTTGTAAAGTGTCATCACCATTGCTCCCACCACTGTTATTGCTGTTCCTATCACCTTTGCCATACTTGATTTCTTCTTCAGGTTTACTTTCTCAATTCTAGTCATAAAGAACCAGAAAAGATTATGTTAAATAAAAAGAGGAAGAAATTATGTTCATgagtttttatttcttttctattatatgatttttcattttttgaCATTATTTTGTTCTATAGTAGCTATAGGTGGAGCTATGGGGATCCCCTTCTTCTAGAAAATTGCATTTATTAGATGATGAATTACTTTAGCTGTTTTGCTAtttgcttttttatttttcaaattcttTTGGTGAAAATTATATCTCAACCACTAATAATAGCTAGCACAGTGACAAATACGAAGTAATAATATGGAGTTTAACTTATATGTCAATATTACAGGAGCAACCACTAACTTTTTTGAGATCACTGCTTTCCAAGTGGGAAGCAAGTCAGCAACTTTGTTTAGGTGAGATCATACTTTTGTAATTTATTACTTGTGTAATGAACTAGTAGTCTACTCTCTTTTAAAAAAAAGATTATCTTAAGGTAAGATTTTTGAGATATGTGGTTTCAAATAAGTCATAACATTTGTGTTActgtaaaacttttgaaacttgtgatctgaAACCCgtcataacatttgtgtggctataaatgctTCTTATTAAGGAAATATTGAAAGGTGCCAATCTTTTTGAACAGACTAATAAGGAAATAATACCAATCTTTTTGAAGGAGTATATTTTATGGGATAAAGAAAGGTGTCAAAATCCACCATGTCATTTTATATACTCTTTTTTTggtattttcttgattttaatgGAGTAAAAAGTACTATTTTTACAAATTAAATTAGGAAAAAAGGAAAATGATGAGTACCTGAAAATAACCGCAAGAATAAAGGTGACGGCAGGGAGAAGATTGACAAAGGCTGATGCATAGGTTGCAGTTGTGCTCTTCAGTCCCACATAGTACAAGTTCTGATCAATAACTGGCCTGAAATTCCATATATTTAAAAGCTTTCGTTTAGAACAACAGTTATATATCATCAAACATATATAAGGATTAAAAGCCTTCCGATTTAATTGTAAAAAAAATGTCTaaactttttaaaatatattCCGTGAAATGATATCTCTTCGGAATCATTGTATGCTCTGATATTTTGATAGTAATAATATAGATGCCTTATTCTTGATCAATGTGTCGATTCCTCAAATAGAATCTACAACACTGCACTCacttaattatttttaaacattTTTGTATCTCTAGTAGcttaaacttttcaaataaattaaacaGATAGAACTAATGAATTTGCTTTCTAATTTGGAATGAGGACTTTTTGATGTTCTTCATTGGATTTATTTGTCAGGTTTAACGTCAAAGAATAATATGATTAGTGATATTTCTAATATAGGAAGTTGCTTATTGTTTTCCTACAACTAATTAAAGCTAACCTCAGAAGATGAATGAAAACTGTGGAAACACTATCATCCAaacatattaaaattttaataagaaaCGTACCTCTCTAAAAACCATAAAAACAACAGACTTTTAGAAAGGTACTTTGCAAGTGTGTATTTAATTTATTCAGTTGGATGTGATCATTAATTAATTGATTAAGTGCATCTTTTCTCTTGGCATAAAGCATGTAAGACAATATGGGCTCTAGCCAATGTAGGAGATGAAGGGGAGAGAGTGGTATGTGGGTGGTGTGGGTAAAGAATTAATTTAAAGTAGAAAACCCAGCAGGAATAGAGAAGAAGGAGCTTTTTAGTTTAGGAACATAGGTTAGGGTTTAGGTTAATGTGAGCTGGGGCGGATTTAGGGGCGGAAGGGGTTCACCCGAATTCTCTTTGTcagaaaattacactgtatatataaaataaatgGGTTTGTacctctctctcatatatatatatatatatatatatatatattattttgaatCTTCTTGACACAACCCAAGACATAGTTTAGTGGTAAGGGGGTTCAAAATCTTTGTTAGGTTATTGGTTCAATTCCGAAATGTGCCTCCACCACCGATAGAGCGGTAATTatttaacttttttctttttgaacccTTAGCGAAAATCCTGCCTCcgtcatatttttcttttttgaaccccTTAGCGAAAATCTTGTCAACGCTACTGAATGTGAGGCTATAAAAGTTTTGCTACTATCTGTAGTAGTATCCTTAACTAAACGTTCTTTACTATTACTCTTAAAGCGTTTcaaaggaaataaaaaaagaaagaaagaaattgagAATCTTTCGGCACATGGAAAATATCTCATAGATTGTTAAATCTTGCGTTTGTTAGAAAGAATTCAGGTGAAAATATATATAGATAATTGAGTAGGAGCTCAATATAGAGATGCTAAATTAGTATATTTTAAAGTTAGGATTTTCACTAAACCTTTTAGTTGCCTTCCAAATGCTTTAATAGTTGacaaaaagaaaaatagtgaACATCTGACATTTAACTGTCGTATATAATCCCTTTCATGCAAGAGTAACCTTGTAGGAAAACGTCGGACAACTTATAATGTTTCTGCATTCAGTTTTGATACATGATGTATGAAGGctaaaacagaaaaagaaaaaatattaaatgaagtaaaagataaataagaaaaaagaaacatCAGAATCTCATGCGTTTGGATGACCGAATAGACAACTAAATTTTATGAGAGAACAAACATTTTGGAGTATATATTTATAGTAATTTGTTCACATGTAAATTGAGTAGAATATAAAAGTGTGTAAAAGAATTACATACTCTAGAAAACCAAGAGCCAATATTTTAATAAAGACCCTGAGTGTCATCTTTGGCCTTATTTTCCTGCAAAACAAAAcaaagcaaaaagaaaaatattctGTAAGATACTTGTAGGCAACTTATATTCTATTGTGCGATTCAGATTATTCAGCAAGATGGAAAACGTCAAAATTTATGACTTAAGATTTTATATTAAATTATCAAAAATTTGAATATGATATCATGGCAAAAAACAGACAAAGATCCTGCATGCgtagaacttaaacttttaaaagaGATGGTTCACACACTTCATTAATGAATATAAATGAGATTCAAACAAGGTCATATGAAGTGATCATATATGCACTTCCAGAGGAAATGAAAGGGGGGAAAATCGTCCGATTTCTTGGTGACCGAATAAGAGAGGTTTCTACCGAGTAAGGAACTACGAGGAAAAAAGAAATAGGATAGAAATTTTACCTTTCAAGAACAATGGCAAAGGGTGCAACAGCAACGGTGGCAAATGCATGGCGATAGACAACAAGAATCCAGTGACTCATTCCCCTTTTGAAGCACATCATTGTAACAATATACATCCCTGCGTAACCAAACTGCAAGGAAACCATAGCCAAGTAAGGCTTCACTTTGTTGAGGAATGAGCCAAATGCCCCACTAAACATTTGGTCTGCCATTTCTAGATCTCCTTCTCTTCTTTCTACACACAAAGAATGAAGGGGTTAGTTTTAGGATGGGGTATGCAAAATATAGGAAGTGTGCCCTTTTATACACAAAACAAAAGGTAAAAAG
This region of Nicotiana tomentosiformis chromosome 4, ASM39032v3, whole genome shotgun sequence genomic DNA includes:
- the LOC104114407 gene encoding WAT1-related protein At4g08300, with product MADQMFSGAFGSFLNKVKPYLAMVSLQFGYAGMYIVTMMCFKRGMSHWILVVYRHAFATVAVAPFAIVLERKIRPKMTLRVFIKILALGFLEPVIDQNLYYVGLKSTTATYASAFVNLLPAVTFILAVIFRIEKVNLKKKSSMAKVIGTAITVVGAMVMTLYKGPMFNLVPHSRGGSHPAAAAATPENWVAGTIELISCIVGWSGFFIVQSMTLKEYPAELSLAAWVCVMGIVEGGIVALIMERDWNAWKIGFDARLLAAAYSGIVCSGIAYYVQSIVNKVKGPVFVTAFSPLSMVITSVLAAIILAESVHLGSCIGAIIIVMGLYSVVWGKSKEGKGNETGKDQELPVVDIKERSTIVDDISDDVTTVKSKVPAEKKASILQEL